TCCGGCGGCGGCTCCAGCGCCGCCCTCGCCTCCTACGAGGCCCCGCTCGCCATCGGCACGGACACCGGCGGCTCCATCCGCCAGCCCGCCTCCGTCACCGGCACGGTCGGCGTCAAGCCCACCTACGGCGGCGTCTCCCGCTACGGCATGGTGGCCTTCTCCAGCTCCCTGGACCAGGGCGGCCCCTGCGCCCGTACGGTCCTGGACGCGGCGCTGCTCCACGAGGTGATCGCCGGCCACGACCCGCTGGACTCCACCTCCATCGACGCGCCGGTCCCGCCGGTCGTCGAGGCCGCCCGCAACGGCAGCGTCGAGGGCATGCGCGTCGGCGTCGTCAAGCAGTTCCGCGGCGAGGGCTACCAGGCCGGTGTCATCCAGCGCTTCGACGAGTCCGTCGAGCTGCTGAAGGAGCTGGGCGCCGAGATCGTCGAGCTGGACTGCCCGTCCTTCGACCTGGCGCTGTCCGCGTACTACCTGATCGCGCCGTCGGAGTGCTCCTCCAACCTGGCCCGCTTCGACGCCATGCGCTACGGCCTGCGGGTCGGCGACGACGGCACCAAGTCCGCCGAGGACGTCACGGCCCTGACCCGCGAGGCCGGCTTCGGCCCCGAGGTCAAGCGCCGGATCATGCTCGGCACGTACGCGCTCAGCTCCGGCTACTACGACGCGTACTACGGCTCCGCCCAGAAGGTGCGGACGCTGATCACCCGCGACTTCGAGAAGGCCTTCGAACAGGTCGACGTGATCGTTTCGCCGACCACGCCGACCACCGCCTTCCCGATCGGCGAGCGCGCCGACGACCCGATGGCGATGTACCTCGCCGACCTGTGCACGATCCCCACCAACCTGGCAGGCAACGCGGCGATGTCGCTGCCCTGCGGCCTGGCGCCCGAGGACGGGATGCCGGTGGGCCTGCAGATCATCGCTCCTGCCATGGCCGACGACCGGCTCTACAAGGTCGGTGCCGCGGTCGAGACCGCGTTCACCGCCAAGTGGGGTCACCCGCTGCTCGAGGAGGCACCTGCACTGTGAGCGCCATGACCAAGAAGGCCAAGAACTTCAAGAAGTCCAAGGGCGGCCTGTACCTGTCGATCGGCAGCACCGCGTTCGGCGCCCTCAGCGTCGCGAAGCAGGCCAAGCTGGCCCGTCAGGAGAACGACACGCTCCGCCTGATCGACGCCGCCGTCTCGGCCGCGGCGATCGTCACCGGCCTGGCGATCCTCTACCGCGAACTGAAGCGCCTGGGCGACGACGACGTCCTGCTGGGCTGAGAGGGAAAGTTTCACCGTGACTGTCACTGACCTGGTGTCGTACGAGGACGCCCTCGCGGCGTACGACCCCGTCATGGGCCTGGAGGTCCATGTCGAGCTCGGCACCAAGACCAAGATGTTCTGCGGGTGTTCCACCACCCTGGGCGCGGACGCCAATGCGCAGACCTGCCCCACCTGCCTCGGCCTGCCCGGCTCGCTGCCGGTCGTCAACGCGATCGGCGTCGAGTCCGCGATCAAGATCGGCCTGGCGCTGAACTGCTCCATCGCCGAATGGTGCCGTTTCGCCCGGAAGAACTACTTCTATCCGGACATGCCGAAGAACTTCCAGACCTCCCAGTACGACGAGCCGATCGCCTTCGACGGCTACCTCGACGTACAGCTGGCGGACGGGGAGATCTTCCGGGTGCACATCGAGCGTGCCCACATGGAGGAGGACACCGGCAAGTCCACCCACATCGGCGGTGCCACCGGCCGTATCCACGGCGCCCGGCACTCCCTCCTGGACTACAACCGCGCCGGTATCCCGCTCATCGAGATCGTCACCAAGCCCATCGAGGGCGCGGGCGAGCGGGCCCCCGAGGTCGCCAAGGCGTACGTCGCCGAGCTGCGCGAGCTCATCAAGGCGCTGGGCGTCTCCGAGGCCCGGATGGAGCAGGGCCAGATGCGCTGCGACGTGAACCTGTCGCTGCGTCCCCAGGGCACCGAGACGTTCGGTACCCGGTCGGAGACCAAGAACGTCAACTCCCTGCGCTCCGTCGAGCGCGCGGCCCGGTTCGAGATCCAGCGGCACGCCGCGGTGCTCTCCTCCGGCGGCACGGTCGTCCAGGAGACCCGGCACTTCCACGAGGAGGACGGCTCGACCACGGCCGGCCGCATCAAGGACAACGCCGAGGACTACCGCTACTTCCCCGAGCCGGACCTGGTGCCGGTGGCCCCCTCCCGCGAGTGGGTCGAGGAACTGCGGGCTGCCCTGCCCGAGCTGCCGCGGGTGCGCCGCAACCGGCTGCGCGAGGAGTGGGGCATCTCCGAGCACGACATGCAGTCGATCCTCAACGCGGGCGCGGTCGACCTGATCACCGCCACCGTCGACGCCGGTGCGGACTCCGCCTCGGCCCGTAAGTGGTGGATGGGCGAGCTGGCCCGCCGCGCCAACGAGGACGGCGTGGACC
This portion of the Streptomyces sp. 2114.4 genome encodes:
- the gatA gene encoding Asp-tRNA(Asn)/Glu-tRNA(Gln) amidotransferase subunit GatA yields the protein MADLIKLTAAEIAAKIAAGEVTAVEVTEAHLARIEAVDEKVHAFLHVDREGALAQARAVDEKRARGEKLGPLAGVPLALKDIFTTEGVPTTVGSKILEGWLPPYDATLTKKLKAADVVILGKTNMDEFAMGSSTENSAYGPTGNPWDLTKIPGGSGGGSSAALASYEAPLAIGTDTGGSIRQPASVTGTVGVKPTYGGVSRYGMVAFSSSLDQGGPCARTVLDAALLHEVIAGHDPLDSTSIDAPVPPVVEAARNGSVEGMRVGVVKQFRGEGYQAGVIQRFDESVELLKELGAEIVELDCPSFDLALSAYYLIAPSECSSNLARFDAMRYGLRVGDDGTKSAEDVTALTREAGFGPEVKRRIMLGTYALSSGYYDAYYGSAQKVRTLITRDFEKAFEQVDVIVSPTTPTTAFPIGERADDPMAMYLADLCTIPTNLAGNAAMSLPCGLAPEDGMPVGLQIIAPAMADDRLYKVGAAVETAFTAKWGHPLLEEAPAL
- the gatB gene encoding Asp-tRNA(Asn)/Glu-tRNA(Gln) amidotransferase subunit GatB — its product is MTVTDLVSYEDALAAYDPVMGLEVHVELGTKTKMFCGCSTTLGADANAQTCPTCLGLPGSLPVVNAIGVESAIKIGLALNCSIAEWCRFARKNYFYPDMPKNFQTSQYDEPIAFDGYLDVQLADGEIFRVHIERAHMEEDTGKSTHIGGATGRIHGARHSLLDYNRAGIPLIEIVTKPIEGAGERAPEVAKAYVAELRELIKALGVSEARMEQGQMRCDVNLSLRPQGTETFGTRSETKNVNSLRSVERAARFEIQRHAAVLSSGGTVVQETRHFHEEDGSTTAGRIKDNAEDYRYFPEPDLVPVAPSREWVEELRAALPELPRVRRNRLREEWGISEHDMQSILNAGAVDLITATVDAGADSASARKWWMGELARRANEDGVDLAVLPITPEQVARVTALVADGSLNDKLARQTIEGVLAGEGDPDTVVEKRGLKVVSDEGALGTAVDEAIAGNAAIADKIRGGKVAAAGALVGAVMKATRGQADAARVRELILEKLGVEG